Proteins encoded together in one Mus musculus strain C57BL/6J chromosome 16, GRCm38.p6 C57BL/6J window:
- the Olfr190 gene encoding olfactory receptor 190, whose protein sequence is MKNSTVLTEFVLTGLTESPELQVPLFLFFLVIYLITIVGNLGLIALIWNDPHLHIPMYFFLGHLAFVDASLSSTVAPKMLLDFLQMNKMISYSECMTQFFIFAICATTECFLLGAMAYDRYVAICKPLLYPMIMTKRLCICLLVLSFVGGILHSSIHEGFLLLLNFCNSNIVHHFFCDIVPLLKISCTDTTLNFQLIFVLAGIIQVLTVVIVLVSYTLVLLTILQRKSVQSMKKAFSTCGAHLLSVSLYYGPLLIMYIFPVSQEADGQDIIDSLFYTVIIPVLNPIIYSLRNKQVMDSLKKVLKKKA, encoded by the coding sequence atgaaaaattcAACTGTGCTGACAGAGTTTGTGCTTACAGGGCTCACAGAGTCTCCAGAGCTACAGGTGcccttgttcttgttttttctggTGATCTATCTCATTACTATTGTAGGGAACCTTGGTCTAATTGCTCTTATCTGGAATGACCCTCACTTACATATCCCTATGTACTTCTTTCTTGGCCATCTGGCTTTTGTGGATGCTTCCCTATCATCCACAGTGGCACCAAAGATGTTACTCGATTTCTTACAGATGAATAAGATGATTTCCTACTCTGAATGCATGACACAATTCTTTATCTTTGCAATCTGTGCTACTACAGAATGTTTCTTGTTGGGAGCTATGGCATATGATCGCTATGTAGCCATATGCAAACCTTTACTTTATCCAATGATTATGACTAAGAGACTATGTATATGTCTCTTAGTCCTGTCTTTTGTAGGTGGAATTCTTCATTCTTCAATACATGAGGGATTTCTATTACTACTAAACTTCTGTAATTCCAATATAGTACATCACTTTTTCTGTGACATCGTTCCATTGCTAAAGATTTCCTGTACTGACACTACTCTTAATTTTCAACTGATATTTGTTTTAGCTGGAATAATTCAAGTCCTCACCGTTGTGATTGTTCTTGTGTCCTATACACTAGTGCTATTGACGATTTTGCAAAGGAAGTCTGTCCAAAGCATGAAGAAGGCTTTCTCTACCTGTGGTGCCCATCTCTTATCTGTGTCTCTGTACTATGGGCCTCTTCTCATCATGTATATTTTCCCCGTGTCCCAAGAAGCAGATGGTCAAGATATCATAGACTCTCTGTTTTACACGGTAATAATTCCTGTGTTAAATCCAATTATCTACAGCCTGAGAAACAAGCAAGTAATGGATTCTCTGAAAAAGGTGTTAAAGAAAAAGGCTTAG
- the Olfr191 gene encoding olfactory receptor 191 codes for METDNTTLLIQFVLSGLVHLPQWKIPLFLLFLVIYLITIVGNLGLIILIWNDPHLHIPMYLFLGCLAFVDTWLSSTVTPKMLQDIFSKSKLISFSECMIQFFSFVVSATTECFLLAAMAYDRYVAICKPLLYPVIMTNRLCVSLLTLSFLGGFIHALIHEGFLFRLIFCRSHIINHFYCDVMPLLKISCNDPSINYLMLFIFSGSIQVFTITTILVSYTLVLFSILKKKSLKSIKKAFSTCGAHLLSVSLYYGPLLFMYVRPASPQVNDEDMMDSVFYTIIIPVLNPIIYSLRNEQVKKSLAKCLRRNT; via the coding sequence ATGGAAACGGACAACACAACACTGCTCATTCAGTTTGTTCTCTCAGGACTTGTTCATCTGCCCCAGTGGAAAATCCCCCTGTTCCTGCTGTTTTTGGTCATTTATCTCATCACCATTGTGGGCAACCTTGGTCTGATCATTCTCATCTGGAATGACCCTCACCTTCACATTCCTATGTACTTATTTCTTGGATGTTTAGCTTTTGTGGATACTTGGTTATCATCCACAGTGACACCAAAGATGCTACAAGACATTTTTTCCAAGAGTAAACTGATCTCTTTCTCTGAATGCATGATACAGTTTTTTTCATTTGTAGTGAGTGCAACCACGGAATGTTTTCTCTTGGCAGCAATGGCCTATGATCGCTATGTAGCCATATGCAAACCTTTACTCTACCCAGTGATCATGACAAATAGACTTTGTGTAAGTCTTTTAACATTGTCCTTTTTAGGTGGATTCATTCATGCTTTAATTCACGAAGGCTTTTTATTCAGATTAATTTTCTGTAGGTCTCACATAATAAACCATTTTTATTGTGATGTTATGCCACTGTTAAAGATTTCCTGTAATGACCCTTCTATCAATTACCTGATGCTCTTTATTTTCTCTGGCTCAATTCAGGTCTTCACAATTACAACTATCCTTGTCTCTTATACACTTGTTCTGTTTTCTATCCTAAAGAAGAAATCTCTCAAAAGCATAAAGAAAGCCTTTTCCACCTGTGGAGCCCAtctcctctctgtttctttgtaCTATGGCCCTCTGCTCTTCATGTATGTGCGCCCTGCATCTCCACAAGTAAATGATGAAGATATGATGGACTCTGTATTTTACACCATCATAATTCCTGTACTGAACCCAATTATCTACAGTCTGAGGAATGAGCAAGTAAAAAAATCACTGGCAAAATGTTTAAGGAGAAATACTTAG